In Peromyscus leucopus breed LL Stock chromosome 16_21, UCI_PerLeu_2.1, whole genome shotgun sequence, a single genomic region encodes these proteins:
- the LOC114686347 gene encoding HLA class II histocompatibility antigen, DP alpha 1 chain isoform X2: MYEFDGDEQFYVDLDREETVWGLQEFSTVYAFDAQEALPYIVSLKNNLRALIQRHNVTQVPSEPPEVTVFPKNPVELGQPNVLICHIDRFFPPVLNVTWLRNGQLVTEGTSETVFLPSTELRFHKFHYLTFVPTAEDVYDCKVEHWGLGEPRLSHWEVQESVQVTETMETAVCALGLVVGLVGITIGSVLIVRALLQP, translated from the exons ATGTACGAGTTTGACGGCGATGAGCAGTTCTATGTGGATCTTGACAGGGAGGAGACGGTCTGGGGCCTGCAGGAGTTCAGCACGGTCTACGCCTTTGACGCCCAGGAGGCTCTGCCCTACATCGTCAGCCTGAAGAACAATCTCAGAGCCTTGATCCAGAGACACAACGTCACCCAGGTCCCCAGTG AGCCTCCTGAGGTGACTGTGTTCCCCAAGAACCCAGTGGAGCTGGGCCAGCCCAACGTCCTCATCTGCCACATCGACAGGTTCTTCCCCCCAGTGCTCAACGTCACATGGCTTCGTAACGGGCAGCTGGTCACTGAAGGGACTTCTGAGACGGTCTTTCTGCCCAGCACAGAACTCAGATTCCACAAGTTCCACTACCTGACCTTTGTTCCCACCGCCGAGGACGTGTACGACTGCAAGGTGGAGCACTGGGGCCTGGGCGAGCCGAGGCTTAGCCACTGGG AAGTGCAGGAGTCGGTCCAGGTGACGGAGACGATGGAGACTGCGGTCTGCGCCCTGGGCCTGgtggtggggctggtgggcatcACCATTGGCAGCGTGCTCATCGTAAGGGCTCTACTCCAGCCATGA
- the LOC114686347 gene encoding HLA class II histocompatibility antigen, DP alpha 1 chain isoform X1 has protein sequence MFQTKAEVLRASFLAFLLSLPGSGAIKADHVAIYDIFAQTQKPSGDCMYEFDGDEQFYVDLDREETVWGLQEFSTVYAFDAQEALPYIVSLKNNLRALIQRHNVTQVPSEPPEVTVFPKNPVELGQPNVLICHIDRFFPPVLNVTWLRNGQLVTEGTSETVFLPSTELRFHKFHYLTFVPTAEDVYDCKVEHWGLGEPRLSHWEVQESVQVTETMETAVCALGLVVGLVGITIGSVLIVRALLQP, from the exons aTGTTCCAGACTAAAGCCGAGGTCCTGAGAGCCTCCTTCCTGGCTTTCCTGCTGAGTCTCCCAGGATCTGGGGCCATCAAAG CGGACCACGTAGCCATTTATGACATCTTTGCACAGACGCAGAAGCCGTCGGGCGACTGCATGTACGAGTTTGACGGCGATGAGCAGTTCTATGTGGATCTTGACAGGGAGGAGACGGTCTGGGGCCTGCAGGAGTTCAGCACGGTCTACGCCTTTGACGCCCAGGAGGCTCTGCCCTACATCGTCAGCCTGAAGAACAATCTCAGAGCCTTGATCCAGAGACACAACGTCACCCAGGTCCCCAGTG AGCCTCCTGAGGTGACTGTGTTCCCCAAGAACCCAGTGGAGCTGGGCCAGCCCAACGTCCTCATCTGCCACATCGACAGGTTCTTCCCCCCAGTGCTCAACGTCACATGGCTTCGTAACGGGCAGCTGGTCACTGAAGGGACTTCTGAGACGGTCTTTCTGCCCAGCACAGAACTCAGATTCCACAAGTTCCACTACCTGACCTTTGTTCCCACCGCCGAGGACGTGTACGACTGCAAGGTGGAGCACTGGGGCCTGGGCGAGCCGAGGCTTAGCCACTGGG AAGTGCAGGAGTCGGTCCAGGTGACGGAGACGATGGAGACTGCGGTCTGCGCCCTGGGCCTGgtggtggggctggtgggcatcACCATTGGCAGCGTGCTCATCGTAAGGGCTCTACTCCAGCCATGA
- the LOC114686357 gene encoding HLA class II histocompatibility antigen, DP beta 1 chain isoform X1 translates to MMVLWGPVAPWLAALTVLLSRGIQGGAPPENHLLRALHECYAEKNGTQQRYIMRCIFDREEFMRFDSAEGEFRALTAMGRPWAESWNSQKDYMERRRAEVDTVCRHNYELNQGFTVKRRVQPRVQVSPSKKVTLQHHDLLVCHVTDFYPGSIQVRWFRNNQEETVGVVSTNLIRNGDWTFQILVMLEMTPQRGDVYTCHVEHPSLQSPITVEWKVGSDSARNKMLTGMCGLVLGLLFLGSGIIMHLRSKRAQPRSPGST, encoded by the exons ATGATGGTCCTGTGGGGCCCTGTGGCCCCCTGGTTAGCAGCTCTGACGGTGTTGCTGAGCAGAGGGATCCAGGGTGGGGCCCCTCCAG AGAACCACCTGCTGCGCGCGCTGCACGAGTGCTATGCGGAGAAGAACGGGACGCAGCAGCGCTACATCATGAGATGCATCTTCGACCGTGAGGAGTTCATGCGCTTCGACAGCGCCGAGGGCGAGTTCCGCGCACTCACCGCCATGGGGCGGCCGTGGGCCGAGTCCTGGAACAGCCAGAAGGACTACATGGAGCGACGGAGGGCCGAGGTGGACACGGTGTGCAGACACAACTATGAGCTGAACCAAGGTTTCACCGTGAAGCGCCGAG TCCAGCCTAGGGTACAAGTGTCACCCTCCAAGAAGGTCACCCTGCAGCACCATGACCTGCTGGTCTGCCATGTGACAGATTTCTACCCAGGCAGCATTCAAGTCCGCTGGTTCCGGAACAACCAGGAGGAGACGGTGGGGGTCGTGTCCACCAACCTGATCCGAAACGGGGACTGGACCTTCCAGATCCTGGTCATGCTGGAGATGACCCCACAGCGGGGAGACGTCTACACCTGCCATGTGGAGCACCCCAGCCTGCAGAGCCCCATCACTGTGGAGTGGA AGGTCGGGTCTGACTCTGCCCGAAACAAGATGCTGACGGGAATGTGTGGCCTGGTGCTGGGACTCCTCTTCCTGGGGTCAGGCATCATCATGCACCTGAGGAGCAAGAGGG CTCAGCCGAGATCTCCAGGATCGACATGA
- the LOC114686357 gene encoding SMH class II histocompatibility antigen, beta-1 chain isoform X2, translated as MMVLWGPVAPWLAALTVLLSRGIQGGAPPENHLLRALHECYAEKNGTQQRYIMRCIFDREEFMRFDSAEGEFRALTAMGRPWAESWNSQKDYMERRRAEVDTVCRHNYELNQGFTVKRRDFYPGSIQVRWFRNNQEETVGVVSTNLIRNGDWTFQILVMLEMTPQRGDVYTCHVEHPSLQSPITVEWKVGSDSARNKMLTGMCGLVLGLLFLGSGIIMHLRSKRAQPRSPGST; from the exons ATGATGGTCCTGTGGGGCCCTGTGGCCCCCTGGTTAGCAGCTCTGACGGTGTTGCTGAGCAGAGGGATCCAGGGTGGGGCCCCTCCAG AGAACCACCTGCTGCGCGCGCTGCACGAGTGCTATGCGGAGAAGAACGGGACGCAGCAGCGCTACATCATGAGATGCATCTTCGACCGTGAGGAGTTCATGCGCTTCGACAGCGCCGAGGGCGAGTTCCGCGCACTCACCGCCATGGGGCGGCCGTGGGCCGAGTCCTGGAACAGCCAGAAGGACTACATGGAGCGACGGAGGGCCGAGGTGGACACGGTGTGCAGACACAACTATGAGCTGAACCAAGGTTTCACCGTGAAGCGCCGAG ATTTCTACCCAGGCAGCATTCAAGTCCGCTGGTTCCGGAACAACCAGGAGGAGACGGTGGGGGTCGTGTCCACCAACCTGATCCGAAACGGGGACTGGACCTTCCAGATCCTGGTCATGCTGGAGATGACCCCACAGCGGGGAGACGTCTACACCTGCCATGTGGAGCACCCCAGCCTGCAGAGCCCCATCACTGTGGAGTGGA AGGTCGGGTCTGACTCTGCCCGAAACAAGATGCTGACGGGAATGTGTGGCCTGGTGCTGGGACTCCTCTTCCTGGGGTCAGGCATCATCATGCACCTGAGGAGCAAGAGGG CTCAGCCGAGATCTCCAGGATCGACATGA